tatatagatgccTAAAGCTTAGTGTCAAATAAGCACACTTTGAAGAAACAGTAGTatggttttctttcttctactctTTTTATCTATCgagtttattatatatgtttaaaaatattagtgcatattactaatttattttatttgtttttgatgaagatGTCTAATGAAGGTGGTGCAGCTGGTGGCGAGGATGTTGGTGGGAGTGGAAGTATCCGCCGTAAGGTAATGAATATGTCACATGCGCAGTTTAAAAATGTTGGatgtttagtatttaatttttactatGTATTATAGAAACAAATTGTATGGGATGATGAGTATATCAGAATAttcttggagcttcttgatgtTGAATTAGCCAGAATTAGATACAAGCAGAAGCTACCAAAAGAAATCGGCCGAGTGCGGAAGCTATCAGAATATTTTTGGAGCTTCTTGATGTTGAAAATGTCACTGCTCGAGATAGTCGTGGACGACGATTTGCAGAAGGCGAGCTTAATCgacttgaggaagaagagggaacAAATGATGGCCAATATATGAATAACGTACGAGATGAGATAGCAAATATGCTATGGAATGTACGTCGTcattagtttctctctttttattttctatgtctcaaatatttttttttacgtaggatcattttatttatctattttgaattattctatttgaaaaatgttattgttcttaataatttttttatttttatttctaatagATACTGCACCTGATACATCAGAAATGTTACCAGTCAGtcgtttaaagaaaatatttaattcattttttactgCAAATTCACTACATCAAACTGCCGTTTATACTACATAATTTTTACTGCAAGCTACATCGAATTTTAATACTTACTGCAACTCGATTTTGATAACTCGGGTAACACTTACTGCAACTCGATTTTGATAACTCGGGTAAAATTATAAGTACTGTGTTACGAACTTACGATAATTAAGAGGTGACCCTTTTCTGCAATTCAggaaattaataaaccaaaatagtTACAAAGTTGGACCGTTAAAACATATGTCCAAAACTAGGCTtatttgtaaaaagaaaataacttaGAATCAAAGtaatactccatccgtttcaaaatataagatgttttgagtgaaagtacacagattaagaaataactactttaaaaaaattctaccaatcataaacaagactgcataaaataaataataagaaaatattaaagtaaCATAAAAGTTacctaaaaagttaaaaacatcttatattatgaaacaaataaaatcctctaaaacatcctatattatgaaacggagggagtatattatAAGATGAtcaatttttcttctaatttttaatcataatttctaataataattttctgttttattttttcactttagtagaaataattcacataatacaatttttaatttattttgtaatttcattctaattataataaactaaaatatattttaatatagagtTGATTCTAGAACTTACACCTATCACCTAAAGAGTTAacatctgtaaaaaaaaaacttgaatcaaagtaatatattataagatgttcaatttttcttctactttttaacCATAATttccaataatatttttctgttttatttttcactttaaTAGATTAATtcacataatatgattattaatttgttttgtaattttactctaattataataaactaaaatatattttaatatagaattataaatatttatagagaaatatctgaatacatatttttttaagagagaacaaaatgtatatttaaaattagaattctaTTAGCTTGAAATTCCTTTCATAtatttagaataattttttgaacaaaaaaaaaataatttagaataatttcaaatttttatattcacaCCAAAAAATCAGTTctttgttacaattttttttttcacatatagTATTaacttacatatattttgtaactctcatatttaTAATCATAACCATATTTGAAggcaataaattttaattaattgtaattatttatttgtatttatgtttttctttcacCTCCATAGTATTTATAACATTCTAATGAATGATCAATgacaattaaaaatagaataaataataaaagatattaatatttaattattgtatttttgtaattcttaTATACTTTATGTAAGATTTCAACATGTGTGTAGCATATGTTATTatgtttataagaagttcaacatgtgtgtatgatatatatatatatNtatatatatatatatatatatatgtaagatttgatatatatatttatatgatatatttttaaaaaaatatgatgaaatatttaacttttctatcatctaaattgttcttaatttttttttgggatattagtactacatatatattactcctatattatgaacattaagatatataattttattttcagttctACGTGTCATCCTTAAAATATGTCGCgtattttctattttgcttttattttttattaattttaagattaataattcacatgaaattattatgtaactatctttcaatttctattcacttattaatattattctaataatttatcagtatatagttaattaacatatatatatatatatatatatataatatgtttatattaatttaaaccaaattattgtgaactgtaaatatatataagttaggttTTGGTCTCAATTATACTGGTATAATTGAATTATTTTCTATATGATTTTTATCTATGACTTGATCAATCATCTCGGAAAAGCGTCTTTAgttttcgattaatcatctcgaataatatttattttcataatgaatctaaataatataataaataataggtaAGTTTTCTTGCATCTGTTAGACAGTAGAAAAACTATCGAAAGAATTAAGAAAGCTATAAAACCATCATtgagagatttttttataattttgtacaAGTTTTGAAAGATAtgtatttaaaagaatatttatgtattgtaaactattaaataattaatttattcaataatttactaaattatttaaaaaatatataattatattttgctatattaatttcaaatccATGCGACACGTGGCATATTATCTACTATATTGAGGGTTTATGGATTAGGGTTTAAGACATATTCTCCCACCTCTGGTTTCCTAGATCACTTCTAGTTGCTGCGTCGCAATCAATAGgcattttaaaagttttaaaatcttaccaagTTGAAGAACACcatgttttgaagatttgttCGTTGATGATAGTCCAAAAATAGAGCCAAGAAtcgtatattttaataattgaataTGGAAATCGGTTCTAAAGTGAGGTGATGATTCCTATTTATACCGCCGTAATTGCTCCAAATACATTTATGAGCCATGACACGTCATCCCAACACGTCAAACAAGCTAACAAAAGGCTTTGTTCATTTACTTTCGATTCACGCTACTGAGGTTTTATTTCCCTATCCTTTTAGATTGAAGTTTGAACAGTCCGACTCTGTAATGGAAAATGCAACCTAGCTAATCTTCTACCACATAAGAGCTGAAATAGAGGGAGTTTAATTTGAATGCTCAAATAATAAAGTCACATCCCGCACACAGTACAGCTAGTCTTTTGAAACGTCATGTTCTGAGTTCTCATGCTTGCTAATCTACATTCATAACTAGTTAAGCTTGTATCTTGTGGAACTACATAGATCGGTGTATATTGGTGGTGTCTTCCACGCTGCTGATGTAGAGAAGGGAGTTTGGTGAGGCTCTGAAAATAAGAATTGTTTTCCCTTAGAGATAATATGTAAAGCACAAATAGACGCTACTTTTTCTTGCTATTTATATAAATTGCTTGAAACTTTCagaaatcattttaaagatgGCATGATtgattgaagaatgaagaaggtGATTCTTTCAATTACAATTACAGGAGGACTTGGGATATTACTAAGAAATTTATCATCGCCATTCCTTCTATCATTGATATTGATGTCTGTATCCAGAGTGAGAAGCTAGTGGAGCTCTTGACAAACTCTTCTATATCACAGTCCTATCATTTTGATCTGGGGTGAGGGCTGAAATACTGGGTAGTATTCCTTGAAGTCAAACAAGTCTAGTGAGAAGAGCTGCAAAGATGGTAACAAGGAAGAGAGAGGGGCATAGCAACTACTCAACCCTTGTGCCTTGGCAGTTACGTCAAGGAACTCATCAAGGGTTCAACACTACCTTTGTGTTCCTCTCTgaacttgcttcttcttctggcgATACTAATCATCGGCTTGCAGCTTTGGACTTCGCGCTCTGCAACATCAACTTTACTCATCCTCTTCGCCTTCTTATGAGGTAAGGCCTTGGTTTGCTTTGCCTAGTAACATGGCAAACTCAGCTATCCTGCAAATTCTAGCACAAGATCCCATAGCTAAAAAGGATCTGCATATTCTTGACATTGGTGTCTATCACGGTATGCAAATTAAATGGCCCACTTTGTTGGAGGCTCTGAGCTGCAGATCAGAAGGACCTCCTCGATCCTCATGTTCGAATAAGTGTTGTATCTGATCTTACCGCAGACATACCTTTCTCTGTTGGTCCACCCGCTTCCAGTTATGACTTATTTGGTTTACTACAGACGGATCAACCAAGTCTCCTCCGTTGTCATTGCAAATACTTTGTAGAATGAATCTCAAGGAACAAACCCTATTATCCATCATCATGAACCCCAGAAACTGATTTCTTGCCGTCGCTGCTTCTTCTCCAAAAATCTCTGTCACCGATCCCCCATCATTGTTTGTAGGTTTCGAAAAATACGGCTgtgataaattataattttcactaCGTACTAATAATCGTTAGCAGGCCTGATCGTCAGGCTTGTACTTGTAGTAGGTTGCGAATCCGATGGTAACCTCGCTCCAAAACCTCACCTCTCCGTTTCTTACGTGCTACGTGTATGTTTCGTGTTTTTGGCCCAAAGAGAATAGGACAAAGCACAAATCACCACTTAATAATTTAATCATCATCACAGACAGCTACATGAAGAAAATAACTTGTTGGTCTTTTTTGAAGATATACGGCACGTAGAAACATTACGGAAACACGCCCTTGTGAAATGAAGCTAATGGTCATAAAGATTATCATCCAAGTAGACAAATTGCATTAAAGAGCACAAATGGGAACTACTCAATCTATCTTaactaaacttggaacataagaggaGGACACAAGTGGGATTGCATTTCTGAGCACAAATGGGAACTACTCAATCTATCTTgactaaacttggaacataagaagaGCACACAAGTGGGATCACAGTATATCCTTGATTCGGAACTTCTCCAGTATGTGAGCTGTCTGGTGGCTACAGGTCCCAGTCAAAACATGTCCGTCAAGATCGAAAACCACAGCGACTCTCTCTTCCTCATTAAGGAAAAAGCTCCCAGCACAAGGGTCAACAGGGAAACCAGTGAGCTGATGCATATCCACTTCCAAGAACTTGCTCCAAGACACTTCACCGTGACCAATCTTATTCGTAACCCAAATCTCCAGTACCTCACATGTCTCCCAACGTTGATGTAACACAGCAAGCTGCTCGTCTCTGACACAAGATAGAGCCAGAGTGTCTTCATCAGAAGCGACAAACGGCAGAGACAGACGTGTTTGTCAGAGACAGACGTGTTCCAAACCTCTCTgatgtaaaatcaaaacagagcaaaaagtCATGAGTCTCTGTTACTCCTCCTTCCAATATTACCTTCTCTTCAGCGTAAAAGTAAGCGTTTCCTTTCAGAGACTGGCCTCGTTGATGAGACCGTATGACCCCATTGGGAGTGACATCATCAAGAACCCTCCACGAATCAGAGCTAAACTCATAGATTTCGTACCCAAAAACACGCTCGCTGGATcgataaaaatcaaaaaccctcaagattttgtggttacggTTCTTGTCATACCCAAGAGCAAACCTATCAAATGTGTCAAAGCTGTTACTAGGTTGGATCAACCTAGTTTGCCCTAAATATGGATTCCATACCAAGAGGCTCGAGTTGCTTCCTTTGGGGACGCATAACAGTAAACCATCACAGTGAAAGGCTTTAGATACCTCGATTTGGTCAAGTACACTTACTTGCTTTATAGATGGCTCAACCAAGTCACCACCGTCGTCGTTTCGGATTCCTTGGAGATCAAACCTCAAAGAGCAAACCCTAGAAACTGATTCGTTGCTGCTGCTTCACCAAAAATCCGATTTTTAGAGAGAGCGTTCCATTTTGGACAAGTAGATCGCACTGATCTGAGAGATGTCATAGGAACCTTAGTGAGTATCTCCGCTACCAAATCCTCAGTAAGATCCaacatcgtcgtcgtcgtcattcccaaaaaaaacaacaaaaattacataaacGGAGTTGCAGAGACAAATGAAACGGCGTTTCGATGAAAGAGATTATAAGATATCGTTAATGGGCTAACAGATTAAATGGGCTTAAATGTGTTATGGGTTTTATTATACTTAGCTTTTTCCTTTAAGCTTAAAATTGAAGTAACGGAACTATTGTTATGTACAAGAAATTAATCGTTActgtatatatacaacaaatacaTATGGACTAGTTAAACAATTTGAAGACTCATTATCATCAGCTTCCCCATCCGTCCATTGTTCCAGGGCGGGAAAACGCGAGTCCACGATCATACATCCGTTGAATCTCTTCTCTGTATTCAGTCAGAGACTCATCAGGAATTGGTGGTGTCAACTCCACCACATCACCCATCTTCAGTTTCCACTTGAGGTCACTTACAGGTCTTTGGTTTAGCCTTGGTCTTAGCTCTTCCTTTGCTGGTATCCCGTACATGGACCACCTCGAGCTTCCAGGCCCCGCTCTGCTCAGTAGATCCGAGACTGTAGAACTCGCTGGAAATTCTTGCACAGACATCTGCAGTTTCTTGATTTGTTCAGTATAACAATCAAAGTGTAAAAACTCTTTTTGTACCAAGTCAAGGTTATTAAAAGTACATTATATAACAAACCTTGTCATTTTCGATTACGATGACATAGACTGGCCCGTCTTGGCTACTGTTAGGCTTGTAAGAAGCCGGGCAGTCCTCGGAGTGAGATGGAAACTTGCAAGGGGGTTTGATGGTATCAGAAGAACTGATGAAAGATCTGTCTTTGCTCATTGCTTCGCAATGCCAGGTTACGACCCACCGAGCCCATTCAACCATCTGAAGCACAAAGGAAGAGTATTTGCAGTCACCTTCCTTGTACCTCCAGTGAGCTGCAAACCCAAATTCTGCTTGCAAATGCATCTCTTGTGTACGTATTTGGACTTCAAGTGGGACTGTTCCATTGTCCATCACTACCGTGTGCAAAGATTGATAcctaaaaaaatccaatttacCAAAGTCAGATTCATTACGTTTTAACAAGCCACAACCAACCACAGCTTAAACGACAAGATATGAACTTACCCGTTGAACTTGGGATCAGTTATGTAATCCTTCAGCTTTCCAGGAACTTCAGACCATACACTATGTACTACTCCTAAGGCTTTGTAACAATCTCCTTCATTGTCAACAATCAAACGTAGCCCATGAATGTCATGGATTTCATCCACTGTTAGCTTTTTCCTGGTACAATTGAAAAGACAACATCAACATTAGTCTTCTAGCTTCCCTCACTTTGTTTGTCCTGtaaaagagaggaaagagaactTACTTCAACATCTTGCTGTAAATACTATACAAGCTCTTGTGACGGCCACACAGAACATGATAAGAAATGCCTTCTTTTTTAAGAGCTTGCTCCAATTTTTCTATCGCAGAAGTAATCATGGCTTCATCGAATGAATCCTCGAGCATGGTTGACATCTCATTATGCTGGTCTGGGTGAAGATGCTTGAAACACAGATTCTCAAGCTGAACTTTCCATGTAGAGATTCCCAAACGATTAGCCAAAGGTGCGAATATTTCCAGCGTCTCTTTAGCAAACCTCTGCTGCTTCACTGGGGACAAAGCGTAAAGCGTCTTCATGTTGTGTAATCGATCAGCCAGTTTTATAAGAACAGCTCTTGCATCTGCCATTGCAAGAAACATTGTGTGCAATCGATCTGCTTCAACGGTTTTACACGCTGTATTGTTCTCTCTAGCCAGTTTGCTCAATTGGCTAAGCTTNNNNNNNNNNNNNNNNNNNNNNNNNNNNNNNNNNNNNNNNNNNNNNNNNNNNNNNNNNNGACATCTCATTATGCTGGTCTGG
The Camelina sativa cultivar DH55 chromosome 15, Cs, whole genome shotgun sequence DNA segment above includes these coding regions:
- the LOC104745674 gene encoding probable GTP diphosphokinase RSH2, chloroplastic isoform X2; the protein is MVVATTIALYASPPSSVCSTPHQISSFDLDLSSRSSSSSSSPSSIASSSSPQKPIVVGGLSSLFSSASVKSSSSSSSSYSTGVDDFSSSLRDDLKDLSLTSSFCYSSPAKFRRDHHHQSPISVFHGPVSSSCSPPMRTARDGSFRVGASSRLFHGFVRKALGSCVDYELGSSSVSLLVDELTFPMEDDFGVDTRKPYARDLLRRAQLRHEIFKDESVIKAFYEAEKAHRGQMRASGDPYLQHCVETAMLLANIGANSTVVVAGLLHDTMDDSFMSYDYILRNFGAGVADLVEGVSKLSQLSKLARENNTACKTVEADRLHTMFLAMADARAVLIKLADRLHNMKTLYALSPVKQQRFAKETLEIFAPLANRLGISTWKVQLENLCFKHLHPDQHNEMSTMLEDSFDEAMITSAIEKLEQALKKEGISYHVLCGRHKSLYSIYSKMLKKKLTVDEIHDIHGLRLIVDNEGDCYKALGVVHSVWSEVPGKLKDYITDPKFNGYQSLHTVVMDNGTVPLEVQIRTQEMHLQAEFGFAAHWRYKEGDCKYSSFVLQMVEWARWVVTWHCEAMSKDRSFISSSDTIKPPCKFPSHSEDCPASYKPNSSQDGPVYVIVIENDKMSVQEFPASSTVSDLLSRAGPGSSRWSMYGIPAKEELRPRLNQRPVSDLKWKLKMGDVVELTPPIPDESLTEYREEIQRMYDRGLAFSRPGTMDGWGS